The genomic segment ACAGGGCCACGCCCAGCCCGACGAGCAGGGCGATGGCCGCGAACTGCCGGGGCGTGTCGTAGTAGGCGCGGGCCTGGTTGACCGCGAAGCCCAGCCCCGGCTGGTTGCTCACGAACTCCCACACGACCGCGCCAATCAGCGCCAGCGAGAGCGCCAGCCGCAGCCCCCCCAGCATGACCGGCAGGGCCGAGGGGAGTTCCAGCCGCGTCAGCCGCTGCCAGCCCGAAGCCCGCAGGGTGGAGAACAGCTCGTGGTCGGTGCGCCGCACCTCGCGCACCCCAACGATGGTGGCGACCATGACGGGATACAGGGCGCTCAGGGCGCTCACGAGCACCGCCGGAAAACGCCCGAACCCGAACCACGTGATCAGCAGTGGGGCCAGCACCGCGATGGGAGTGCTCTGCGCCGCGACCACGAAGGGGCTGAGCAGCCGTTCGAGCGTGCGGGATTTGCCCAGGGGATAGCCGATGAGGGCACCAGCCAGCGACCCCAGCAGCGCCCCCAGCAGCGTGACCCCGGCAGTCGCGCCCGCGAAGGACAGGAACTCCCCCGGCGTGCTCAGCAGTTCCGCCCACACCTGCCCTGGCGAGGGGAGCAGCAGGGGCTGGCCCAGCGCCCGCGCCACCAGCTCCCACGCGGCCAGCCCCACCACGATCGCCCCGACCGGCGCCAGCGCTCCCAGGTCCAGCCGTGCCGGGGGATCGGTTCGCAGCCGGGTGGAGTCACCCGTGCCCAGCAGGTTGCGAAGCCGCGCCTCCAGGCCGTCGGTGTAGGCGGTCACCCGGCCTTCTCCCCGCGTGTCCAGTTCCTCAACCACCCGGCCGTCACGCAACACGACCACCCGGTCGGCCAGCCACACGGCCTCGCGGATGGAGTGGGTCACCAGCACGGTGGTCCGTCCGGTCTTGTCGTGGAGGTGGCGCAGTTCGGCGTTGAAGCGCTCGCGCACCAGGGCGTCCAGCGCGGCGAAGGGTTCGTCCAGCAGCAGCACGTCGCTGCTCTGGGCCAGTGCCCGCGCCAGCGCCACCCGCGCCCGCATCCCGCCCGAGAGCTGCGCCGGGTAGTAGCCCGCGTAGCCCTCCAGCCCGACGAGTTTCAGCGCTTCCCCGGCCTCCAGTCCCCCGCCCGCCCCGAGGTCGTGGGGCAGGGCCACGTTCCGCAGCGCCGTGCGCCACGGCAGCAGGCGGTCATCCTGAAACATCAGCGCGGGGGGCTTGGCGACCTCCACCCGGCCCGACCCGGCCCGCAGTAGGCCCGCGAGCACCCGCAGCAGCGTGCTCTTGCCGCTGCCCGACGGCCCTATGACCGCCAGGAACTCGCCGTGGGGCACCTCCAGCGTCACGTCCTCCAGTACGGTCTGGCCGCCCAGCCGCACCGTCACGCTCGTCAGGCGGATGGCGGTCTGGCCGTCACCCGTTCCTACCTCTCCCGGAGCGCTCATGCGGCGGGCCTCCCGCGCGTGTTCACCAGCACCACGCCCGCGATCGCCACCGCGCCCCCCAGCAGCGTGAGCAGGGTCGGGACCTCCCCCAGCCACAGCCACGCGATGAGCACGGCGAACACGGGCGAGACGTACAGGAAGGAGGTCGCCGCGCTCGCCCCCACCCGTGAGAGCGCGAAAGTCCACGTCAGGTAAGCCAGCGCCGCCGGAAAGAGGCCGATGTAGATCACGGCCAGGTGCGCCTCCAGCGGTGCCCGCGCGAGTTCTCCCCCGAAGCCCGGCAGGAAGACGAGCAGCGGCAGCGTCCCCGCGATCAGGCTCCAGACCGTGAAGGGGAGAGGCCCCATCCGCGCCAGCAGCGGCTTCTGAAACACGAAATACAGGCTGGTGAAGAGGGCCGCTGCCAGAATCAGCCCTGCCCCCCGCGCGAAGCCCA from the Deinococcus sp. NW-56 genome contains:
- a CDS encoding ABC transporter permease subunit — protein: MSAPGEVGTGDGQTAIRLTSVTVRLGGQTVLEDVTLEVPHGEFLAVIGPSGSGKSTLLRVLAGLLRAGSGRVEVAKPPALMFQDDRLLPWRTALRNVALPHDLGAGGGLEAGEALKLVGLEGYAGYYPAQLSGGMRARVALARALAQSSDVLLLDEPFAALDALVRERFNAELRHLHDKTGRTTVLVTHSIREAVWLADRVVVLRDGRVVEELDTRGEGRVTAYTDGLEARLRNLLGTGDSTRLRTDPPARLDLGALAPVGAIVVGLAAWELVARALGQPLLLPSPGQVWAELLSTPGEFLSFAGATAGVTLLGALLGSLAGALIGYPLGKSRTLERLLSPFVVAAQSTPIAVLAPLLITWFGFGRFPAVLVSALSALYPVMVATIVGVREVRRTDHELFSTLRASGWQRLTRLELPSALPVMLGGLRLALSLALIGAVVWEFVSNQPGLGFAVNQARAYYDTPRQFAAIALLVGLGVALYLAVAALERRVLRHRRAR